Within the Miscanthus floridulus cultivar M001 chromosome 17, ASM1932011v1, whole genome shotgun sequence genome, the region tttgagactttgggcaatagcaatgatgtttttttttctgtgatactacacttgatctgaggctttgggcaatagcaatgatgttttttttctgtgatactacacttgatctgagactttgggcaatgtgcaatgatgttttttctgtgatactacacttgatctgaggctttgggcatgtgcaatgatgtttttttctatgatactacacttgatctttgCCAATGATCAGGCAACAGGCAAGTGGGCTATGGGCTCCAATGAGCCACTTGGCACACCATCTGACTGTGCTGAGAGCTCACTGAAGACTGAGATCCTGAACAGTGGCAAGATTGTGACTCCTGAGGATACCAAGAGTGAGGGAGGAGTTGGTAACAAGAGGAAGAGATCCATGCTGGCAGAAGAGGATGTTGTTTTGTTCACTGGCATGGCAGAGGCAGTGAAGGATGTTGCTGATGCTATTAGGTCGACCAAGGTTGAGGATTCCCACCCTGAGCTGTATGGTGCTGTTATGTTTGTGCCAGGCTTCACTGAAGAAGCACTGATGTGTGCTTATGGCCATCTGCTGGACAACATGGCCTTGGGTTCAGCTTTTGTCAAGATGTCTGACTCCCACCGTGAGCTGTGGCTAAGGACCTACTTGGCCAAGCACTACTACATGTGAAGGCTTCACAGCTTGAGGTTGATCCTTTTGTGCAGTGCCTCTTTTGTGCATACCTAACTACAGCTGGTGGATGTGTAGTGGGTTGACCTTCTGTTTTGTGCAGTTGATCTGATCCTGCATAGCTTACTTACTAACACTAACATATAGTTAGTGTCTTAGATAACCCTGCACCTACAACCTAGATCAACCTAGTGGTGGCAATCTGACCATGAGTCCATTGCCAATGGTGTGAACCTTGTGGTTCTGAACTTGATATGGGCACCAGCATGTGCCTGTGATTTGCACAATTTCATTCTGAGCACTTGCCTTATTGCCTGTGATGTTTGTTTTCTTATATTtgagcacatgtccattgcctatgatgcttgttttcttatatctgagcacatgtccattgtCTGTTACGTTTGTTTTCTTATATCTGAGCCCATGTTCATTGTCTGTGATGCTTGTTTTCTTATACCTGAGCCTGTATTCTTTACCTAGCTGGTGCATCTCTTTTTGCCTGTGTTGACATTGATGTGAACTTGATGATCTGAGAACTAATTTGATCTTGTTTGCCAATGATGTGACTATTTCAATATGAGCTTTTGTCTAATGCCAATGATAACGTTTTTTAAAACTAAGCACATGCATTGTGCCAATGATGAGGTTTTTTTATATATACTGAGCACATGCCTTATGCCAATGATGTTTTAGTTTATTATACTGAGCACATGCCTTATGTCATTGATGAACTTTAATTTTTTGTTTGTCATTCCATGGTCTAAAAGCTGAAGAAAAAATGAAGTCGATGGCGTGTTCGTAGTGGAGCATGCGGTATGCATTGCAAAGAAGGATGTAATATTCATTGCAAACAAAGTGTTGTAGCAAAATGATGTAATTTTTAGTGGAGGGTGTAATAATATTAGTCCGGGCTTTAGTAATTTTAATTTAGCTTTCCAAAATGATGTAATATTCATTGCAAACAAAGTGTTGTAGCAAATTTTGGACTTGCTGGTGGTAACCTTACCACTAAATCAAAGTGATAACTCCACCAACTTCTATGCAGGCAACCAAACACGGTTCCTGCATCCTCTTGATTTGAATCCGATGCAGGTTTAGGAAACCAAACACCGGCTGCATGTGACCAGGCTGCTGGGAGCCAGCCAACCAAACAACCACCCCTTGCATGCGCTCAGCCTGGCCAAAGGGGCCTGGCTGGCTGATGCGAGCTAGGCTGGACTGAGAAGTGAATCAAACACGCTCTTACAAACGCGCGGTGTGGGCGCGCGGTACGCCACACCGGCCGCTTTAGCGGTCTGCGGTGCGGACAGCCTGAGAGCCGTTTGTGGAATCAGCGAGAAGGTGACGGGAGAGGGCAAGCAAAGCAGATGCTAAGAACCCCAAATAAATAAAGAAAGGGGCGAAAGGAGGTGGCCGGCACTGTGGCGCAACGCAAGCGGACGATGCGTCGTCTCTCCTGTTGCTCTCGCCGAAGGAGGAGCTGGCTGCGGGCCAACTAGTTTTCGGATTCCAGCGTAGTTTGGAGTTGTCCTGTCCTGCGTTTGAGGAAAACAACGAGCCAATGGAACAACCTGAAAAAGTGAGGGACGAGCCCCCCAATTTTGTCCTGCTTCCTTTCTTCGTCGTCGTcttccttctccttctttctctctctctctctctctctctccctctcccttgaCCTTCTTTTGTTGGCTGTGAGCTGAATTCGGAGCACGCCGGCCTAATTTTAGCTCACCCGGAGATCACCCCGGGACAAATTTCTCGAGGGGCAGCTCCGGTTGGTTGCTAGGCTGGGTTCTTCCCCCAGTCTGCTCGGCTCCACGCCATGGAGGTATAGCCGGCCACTCGCAGGTGCCGGAGCTCGCGTTTCCTGACGCGCTTTCTGGTTTTCTGCAAAAATTTCATCCCTCCAAGAACAGATTCTTCACCACACCCTTGTGTGGTCTCGTTCGAGCCCAAATTTTTTGAATTTGGCTCCGGGCTCCACCTCTCGTGGCGCAGAAGGATGCTCTTTTTGTGACCGACCGACAAGGTTGGATTCTCATCACCTCCGTGGCTCTCGATTGGCTTCTGTTCTTCTTGGGAGGTAGACAGCGTCAGATGCCCAACCCTCGTGATTGCAGCAGCAGCGGCGTTGGTGGGCCGAGCGCCGGGGACTCCAAGGACTTGCCCCAACTATTCCTCAGGGTGGGCGCGGCCGTCACGCTCTCTGTCGCCGGGCTGCTCTTCTCGCGGCGCCAGCGGCCGCCCCGGCAGCTCCTGctgccgccacctcctcctcctccctcaggTACCAGCAATGAGCAGATGTGCAAGTTCCTGTCAACATGGCGCATTGATTGTCAATCTCGCTATGTGCTGTGCTAGATGAAATTTGGTGATGGTTTGTCCTGTGTTTTTGTAGAGTCGGATGATGCTTGCAGCATGAAGGCCAGAACAGGGCTCAAGGAGCTGAGGATCCTAAAAAATGTAAGGATTTAGCTGAGTAATTCGTGATACCCCTGCGTACTATTTGTGGCCTACGATTGAAACTTTGCATTTTCATAGTGCTATTTCTTTTTGGGTTCTGAATAGTGGCGGTTTGTCTTCTTGAGGGATTAAAATCTTTCTCTAGACTGCTAGTGCTAGGTGATATAATATTATTGcccataaaaaataaaaaatgtgctAGTAGATGATCCTCTTCACTTCTTTAAATAGTATATCTTGCAAAGCAAGGTTAAGTTTTCAATTTTACAGTACTGCACGCATCAATGTTTTTCTCCCTCTGCTTTAAAGATTATGGGTAGTTTATCTTCCAGTTCTCCCCTGACAAAATACAAATTGCCTTCACATTGAGTTTCTTCTTTGTACTGCATCTCCGAGAACTACCCCATGTAATGAAAAGAATATGATACAAAAATTCCACTATTGACATTTACATACACTTCGGTTTTTGTTTGTGAAGGAGGATACCAAGGCAAAAATTATCAGTGGGAACTCTGTGCACACGACCACTACCACTACGACAACCACCACCACAGCACTAGTACCATTGGCCCCCAAATGCAGAAGCCTTGCTGATGATGAAGGGTACCTCCTTCCAGAGTTCAATGAAATGGTTCTCAATGAATTTGGCCGAGATATAGACAGCATTCCAACCACACCTGCAGCGAGAGTAAGGGAAGATGTATCAAATGACCATGAAGTCCACAAGCTTAGAGATTTGGTGAGATCACTGCAAGAAAGAGATAAGACCCTGGAGCTACAGCTTCTGGAGTGTTACGGTTTGCAGGAGCAAGATGCTGCAGTGAGGGAGCTTGAGAATCAACTGAAGATTAACAATGTCGAATCAAAGTTGTACTTGTTGAAGATTGAATCTTTACAGTCTGAAAACCAGAGGATGCAAACACAGTTGTCAGAGAACTCAAAGATAATCTCTGAGCTTGAGGCGACAAGAACAAAGTGCAAGTTGCTGAAGAAGAAGTTGATATCAGATGCAGAACAGGCTAAGGAGCAAATCACTTCCCTTCAGAAAATGGTCGATTCATTGCAGCACAAACAGACTGATGAGGAGAAAAATCATATTGAGGTTGAAAAGAAACTGAAGAGACTAGAGGAGCTGGAAAAGGAGGCAACAGAGCTAAGAGCTGCAAATTCAAGGCTGCAGCAGGAGAATGCACATCTTATTAGGCGACTGGAGGTTACACGCCTACCCCCTGTACCCAAGTCCAAAAATAGCATGGAGGTGATTCTTTACTGTTCTTGGACTGTGTTGTAGCTGGCACTTACTAAATCAATTTTAATCATCTCTTGGAGTGATCGTTTCTAAAATGGACATGGTGTTCTCGACATTTCTTTTGTGAATGGGAAGAAACGCATTATTATATCACAAAAATAATTTTTTATATGTTAGTTTAACTTCATTGTGTTCTTGATAGTTTGTTGTTCCATCAGGAATTGAATAACTAATAATGGTTTCAGGTAAAAGCATTGGAGGAGGCTGATCGATTGAAGCAAGAAACTGATAAGTTGGCTAAAGAGGTTGAACAACTTCAGAGTCACAGGTTTGCAGATGTTGAAGAATTGGTATATCTGAAATGGATAAATGCCTGCCTACGGTATGAGCTGAGAAACAAGGATGCTCCATCAGGGAAGACTGTTGCGCGAGATCTTAGCAAGACCCTGAGCCCCAAATCTGAACTGAAGGCCAAGCAGCTGATAATGGAATATGCCAATGCGGGTGCAGAGGACAGTCACTTGGGCCATGTCGAATTTGGTTCAGAGTGCTCTTCCTCACGGGCTTCGTCAGGTGAACTGGATGATGTATCAATTGATATTGCTTCGATGACAAAGCATAATAATAAAAACCCCAAAAAGAAAAAGTTCTTCTCTAAGCTTCGGAAACTGGTGCTGGGAAAAGGGAAGGAGAACCGTGAAGTTTCTACTCTGGAGAGGAGAGTGTCTATTTCAAGTTGTTCATTCGATGACTTCACTGGAAGGGATTCACATGATAGCTATTCTTCATTCATGGCAGAACCAAACATACCTGATAGTCGACGACATGGTGATCATGGCTTTGGTACACATTCTTCTTTGGACAGCGCAAAATCTAGTCCTCTTGGCACAGAAATTGTAGGTGAAAGAAGTGATCATTCTGGGGTCAAGAGTGTATCTTCTAGAGAGGAAAAGGTAAATGCATTTGGTCCCAGCGCTCGCCTTGATAGTAGcaaggccatacctgaggatgtTGAGATCCATAAATTTGCTGATGCGCTGATCACATCAAGGTCAGGTTCCATGTCGTCAAGAAGGTCGTCATCCTTCCGACACTGATATACGAATAGATTAGAAGTCATCTGCTACTGACCCATCTGCCTGGATGTATATTTCTGCCGGTTCTTGATGGGGAAGTTATAGGAGATGTTACTGGAATAAAGTTCTGAATACTTTATTCTTTGTACAATCACGTATAGGGTGTAGTTTATACTTACCTTTAATACCAATCCCTACCACTTGGGCTGGTAATGTGTATCATAAAATGCCACAGTTCAATGGCAAACATACAACACTTCTTTTATGTCTCTTGGGTGCATAATGTCGGATTGCTCTCTATAGTTTATATCAGCACTTACAACATTGTTAGATAATGTCCCGGCCTCTGTGTCCTAGAATACAAACAGAGGTTTGGCAGTTCGGGCTCCATAGCAGGAAATTATACATTCTGTCAATCAAAGTTCCTCGCATAAATTGTTTTGAATAGGTAAATCAAACATTTGTCCATGAGTGTCAGCCATGAACTCTCTAATGTAAGAACAAGAATGGTTCAGCCCGGTCCATGGGTTGATGCCAGGCTGGAAGCCGGCCGGTGCCGCAGGTGGGGCAGTCGAGGAAGAAGCAGCATTGCTGGggggcttcttcttcttcttcttgttggaggAAGGTGTCGACGCCATCACTGGTGGGCGGTAGGCCGGTGACGCTGGTGCGGGCAGGCGGTAGACGGTGCTGGACGAAGAGGAACCCGCGGTGCCGAGCGGCAGTGGGGACGGCAGGTTGATGGATCGGGCTTGAGCGAGGAGCTCCGCGGCAGCCTGCAGCTTGGTGGATTTGCCGATCCGGTGCTCCTCAAGTTGGGTCTTGAGAAAGGAGGGGAGGCGCTTGCGCATGGTGATGTGCGGGACAGCTTGATGCAGGCTGTGAGGCTGGGGCTGAGACCTCGAGTGAATGTTGAGGACGAGATCAGGCTCGGTGACGGGGGAGCCCAGATTGGCCAGGCGATCGATCGGCCATGGTCTTCATGGAAGTGCAGTAGGAGAGCACCGACATGTCGCCCTGGAAGAAGCGGCGGAAGTCGGCGTTGAGGTAGACGGCCCGAGACGACCTGTTGTCACGAACAGGGCCGCGAATCCCGCGCCACAGAGAGAGGGCGGAGTCCGCGTCGTCGGAGACCATGCTGAGGAGGGAGCGACGCGGTTGTAGAGCCAAGAGACGATGGCGCAGTCGTTTTGCACCCGGTTGGAGTCGCCCTTGGCCGGGGAGCCATCGACGTGGTCACCTAGGCCATACTGGCCGACCATGGCGGAGAGCGCGCGTGCCCAGGCCGTGTAGTTCTCGTCATTGAGGTCCAAGACCAAGACGATGGGGACTCAGGATTGGATGTTGATGGATTGGACCACCATTTAGGGAGCAGGATCAGAGTGGAGTTGTGGATGTTGATGGATTGGACCACCATTTAGGGAGCAGGATCAGAGCGGAGTTGGGCGGTGTTGGGGAGGCCAGATTCTTCTTCCGTTTTCGAAGACGcggcagaggaggaagaagagcccATGGTGGTGGTGAAAGGAAGAAGGGCAGCAGAAGCGTGAAATCGAGAGATTAGGATCGAGAGATGGCGGATACCATGTAAAAACAAGAATGGTTCGAACCGCACTTGTATTAGCTGAGTTACAGATACATATACAGTGCCACGGAGCGCGATCACCACTCAGTCATCTACAAGCAAGGTGAACCGCAGGGCTTTGATCACCACATAGtccagtgacgaagccagaaaaaaatttaggagggactGAAATAAAAGAATAGAGACATTTTTATCTTCTTTTAAACTTAGCCTCTTCTATCTaatacatatatacataaaatTTTAAGAAAAGACTTAAGGGGCTCCACATACGcaggatgggtaggggggctagagccccctaGCCCCACCACTGGCTTCGATCCATGAGTGCATGCTAACATCTAATTCTAATAACTACTAACTGGTTTACCTGGGACTCACATGCATTTCCTCTGACTCCTGAACAGACATTAGATAGACTAGGgtcctgtttagttccactccaaaatgccaaatttttcaagatttcccgtcacatcgaatctttggacgcatgcatgaagcattaaatataaataaaaaataaaactaattacacaggttagacaaaattcacgagacgaatcttttaagcctaattagactatgattgaacaataattaccaaataacagcaaaagtgctacaatggcatttcgccaaaaattttgcCAACTAAACGGTACCCAGATTAAATGGATCCTCTACTGCatcacatttttttttcttttcaaccGTCACCGTATCACTGTTATGTTGTGGCATTAAGGATCCATCAACTTGGTGGTAACTACATCACCTAATAGCACATTACAGTCATTGACCAAAAAGCCATATCTAGGTTCTTAGAGTAACTCTAGTAGCACCAATAATCCATCCTAAATAAGGTAGTATTGGTGAGCATCAATACTGCTTTTTAGATTTATTGGGGAAGATACTTTTACAAATTATTACCAATACACATCACCAATGCATGGACCCCACCTATTAGTTGTCTTTTTTTCTTTAATCTCTTTCTCACCCGGACGGTATTCTCCCTCCCCACACTGCTCTCTGCCTCCTTCCACTGATGCCATGTCATCCGTCCCCTCCACCACTGTGACACCCTTCTTTGACCCCTCCACAACCACGCCACCCCTCCACTACGACCCCTCTACAGCCCTCCACTGCCGATAGTTCCTCAACCCGTCCCTATCCGTCACTGGCCCACCTCCCTGCTGCTAACGCTTTCGGCCACCTTCCTCCTCCCCAACGACAATGTCGGCTCGCCTCTCCACTGCGCAACACCGCTTCTTCCCTTGCTTTGGCGCTCTTCTTCATCCCTTCTCCTGTTCCACAATCTCCATGGTTGAGATCGTCTCTGCGAGCTCAATGCGATGCAAATGGATCTCGGTGGCcatgtgaaagccctagtttggttttggtaattgagtgacaactagtGGACTAACCTTTTGTCTTGAGTAATGATTAAACTAGATGATGTCCACACCAAGGTTGAGCTAGATGGCATCCATGGAAGAGACGGAGATGGCCACAAGTTGATCAAGTGCtcaaaggcaaaggtatacttGTTAGGGCTTTGCTTTTGCCGACTGAGATGCAATAAACTATGTGGTCAGATTTAGGATAGAtatccgtactattaagaggaaaaCTCTAATGCAAAATggttatctaagtgccactaggtgtgaaCTAACTTTGCATATGCATTGGACATAGTGACATGGTGAGATGCAAGTGAAAAATGTTTTGAGAAGCTAACTCAGTGCCTAAGGTGAAGATGTTCAAGTTGGAACATATTGGAGTTAGTGGATTTTAGACACTTGCGAGAAATGGGACTTAGGACAAGTTTTCTATCCTCATTGGAAAAGTCTGGTGCCCTTAGGGGAGGTCACCGGAAGATGTGCAGCGGTTGTGCCTAGGGTTACTCACAGGAAAAGTCCAGTGGTTGCCCAACTAAGAGCACCGGAACATGTGTTGTGTTCACCGAGTGGGAGTTTTGAACAGGAGCACTGAAATTCCAATGACGCATCACTTGAGTTTTCTGGTGGGTGCCTGTACGTCTCGGGTGTGCCATTAGTAAGGTTCTGAATGCACCATATTTGTCTAGTGCGGGGCACCGGAGAGGCAATAGAGCAAAGGGTTTTTGACTGTTGGGGAGTAACGGCTAGTTTGCCTCAAACTGAGTGCACAAGGTTGCATTGGATTTATCTAGTGGGTACATTTAAGTTGACTCCAGAGAAAGCGCTCGGGATTTAAAATCTCAAATCAAATCTGAATTGTTGATCTTATTAATGCATGCTCCGGTGGTGGCATTTCGGTGGTCACCGGAGTTTTCCAGTGACCCTGAAACAGCCAGCCTATAGCTCTTCAAACTACTAGTTTTTGAGGGGgggggggctctataaataggtgTTGGCTAGCCCTTAGGGCATTCACATGGAACTCTAAATGATCCAACACTCTTGTGAGCTCTTGAGTCCACTCATCTCATTTCTAGTTGCTTGATCCAacgtgagattgggagagatctagtgcatttgcttagttgatttgcatctagtggcactagttcaATGTTTGAACCAtggatttcttattactcttgtTGGTTggtgccacctagatggctcaatGATTGGAGGATCATTAAGGGGCTTGTTTGTAATTGTTGGTCACCTCCAATCAAGTTGATTGTAAGGGGCTCTTGCGCTTGTCCCCTTGGGAgatcacaaagagcaactctagtggaaTGCTCATGGCTAGTTGGAGTGCTCTTTAGTAATTCATGCTTGCAGCGCC harbors:
- the LOC136517914 gene encoding protein CHUP1, chloroplastic-like, whose translation is MPNPRDCSSSGVGGPSAGDSKDLPQLFLRVGAAVTLSVAGLLFSRRQRPPRQLLLPPPPPPPSESDDACSMKARTGLKELRILKNEDTKAKIISGNSVHTTTTTTTTTTTALVPLAPKCRSLADDEGYLLPEFNEMVLNEFGRDIDSIPTTPAARVREDVSNDHEVHKLRDLVRSLQERDKTLELQLLECYGLQEQDAAVRELENQLKINNVESKLYLLKIESLQSENQRMQTQLSENSKIISELEATRTKCKLLKKKLISDAEQAKEQITSLQKMVDSLQHKQTDEEKNHIEVEKKLKRLEELEKEATELRAANSRLQQENAHLIRRLEVTRLPPVPKSKNSMEVKALEEADRLKQETDKLAKEVEQLQSHRFADVEELVYLKWINACLRYELRNKDAPSGKTVARDLSKTLSPKSELKAKQLIMEYANAGAEDSHLGHVEFGSECSSSRASSGELDDVSIDIASMTKHNNKNPKKKKFFSKLRKLVLGKGKENREVSTLERRVSISSCSFDDFTGRDSHDSYSSFMAEPNIPDSRRHGDHGFGTHSSLDSAKSSPLGTEIVGERSDHSGVKSVSSREEKVNAFGPSARLDSSKAIPEDVEIHKFADALITSRSGSMSSRRSSSFRH